CTCGCCGCCCTGCTGGACGTTCCCCTCGGGCGCTTCCGCCTCTACGGCGATGCCAGCCTGTCCACCTTCAACCCCGACAACTTCCGCGCCGGCACACGCAGCAACGTGCAGTTCGGCACCCCGCTGGAGCTGCCGGGCCACAGCAGCAGCAGAGCCCTGCTGTTCGGCAGCTACCGCGAGCGGATCTACAACGGCAGCCTGGGATTACAGACTCTGGTGTATTCCTACGGCGCCGAAGCTGAAGGCGAACTGCTGTTCAACACACCGAAGAGCCCTGAGGCCACACCGCCCTCCACGCCGTACTTCACACCCGTGAGCCTCAACTGGCGAGCCCTCAGCGGCAACTACCAGGCGGCCCTGTTCGAGACCGACACGCTGGATACCCAGTGGCGCAGCCTGGTGCGCGGCGGCCTCAGCAGCTCCCTGAGACTCTGGGAGGACCGCGACGGCGGCGATCCCGACCCTCTCACACGGCTCCGCTACGCGGCCCAGCCGGTGATCCCCGGACTGGGACTGGACTTCGGCATCAACGGCAGCGCCGCCCTCTATCAGGATGGAGCCCGGCAGAACAGCCTCACCCTGGCGGCCGGGCCGTCGTTCACCATCGGCCGGTTCGAGAAGCCGTTCTTCGATTACACCCGCTTTTCGGCCTCCCTGGCCGGCACCTTTCTCGATGGCGCCAGCCCCTTCGGATTCGATCGCACGGTGGATCTGCGCACCGTGAGCTTCAATGCCGCCCAGCAGCTCTATGGCCCCCTGGTGCTGGAGGCCGGCGCCACCTTCAACATCGACAACGGCTCGCCCTTCTACGGCGATGTGAGCTACTCCTATGTGGAGCTGAAGCTGCAGCAGCGGGCCTATGAACTGGGCATCTTCTACAGCCCCTATGACGGCATCGGCGGGATCCGCATCCGACTCAACGACTTCGACTTCAACGGCGGCGGCACTCCGTTCGTGCCCAGGCCGGAGCACCGGGGGGGCGGGGCTCAGGCCGCCGGCGCGAGCCCGCCCACCTGAAAGTCATTGAGGTAGGGCAGTCGCTTCACGAGCGCGTCGAGTGCCGCCCCGTGACTCAGCAGCTGGCCTGTGGCATCCCATTGCCCGCTGGCGAGCATCTGCCGGGGCCCCGCCGGGAGATCCAGCCCCCAGCGATCGCCAGCTCCCTCCAGGGTGGCCGCGGCCACATCGAGGTGGAACACGCTGGCGGGGGCGGCGGCGGCCGCCTGCTGGAGGGCCAGCATCAGCGCATGGGGAGCGGTGAGGCAGGGGATGCCGAGGGCCAGACAGTTGCCGTAGAAGATCTCCGCGAAGCTCTCCCCCACCACGGCACGGATGCCCCAGCGCATCAGGGCCTGGGGGGCATGTTCACGGCTGGAACCGCAGCCGAAGTTGCGGTTCACCAGCAGCAGGCTGGCGCCCCGGTGTTCGGGCCGATCGAAGGGATGCTGCCCCTGCAGCTCGGCACGGTCGTCGGCGAACGCCTGATCCCCGAGGCCCTCGAAGGTGACGCACTTGAGGAAGCGGGCGGGAATGATGCGATCGGTGTCGATGTCATCGCCGCGCACCACCACGGCGGTGCCGCTGATGCGGGCGATCGGACCGCTCGGATAGGAGGGGCTGGCTGTGGAACTGGGGCTGGACATCGGGGAACGGGAGGCGACGCCGGAGGCGTTGGGAATCAGCGGGTGGGGGCGGCCGTGGCGGCCGGGGTGGCCGCCAGCAGCTCGCGCACATCGCTCACCCGGCCGGTGACGGCGGCGGCGGCCACCATGGCCGGACTCATCAGCAGGGTGCGGCCGGAGGCCGAGCCCTGCCGCCCCTTGAAGTTGCGGTTGCTGGAGCTGGCACTGATCTGGCGCCCCTCGAGACGGTCGGGGTTCATGGCCAGGCACATCGAGCAGCCGGGCTCACGCCACTCGAAACCGGCGGCGGTGAACACCTGATCGAGACCTTCGGCCTCGGCGGCGGCGGCCACCTGCTCCGATCCGGGCACCACGAACGCCTTGATGCCCGGGGCCACCCGCCGGCCCCGGGCCACGTGGGCCGCGGCCTGCAGATCGCTGAGGCGGCCGTTGGTGCAGCTGCCGATGAAGCACACGTCCACCGGGGTGCCGGCAATCGGTGCACCGGGGCGCAGATCCATGTAGCGGTAGGCCTCCTCCGCCAGGGGCCGCTCATCGGCGGGCGTGTTCTCGAGGGTGGGGATCACCTCATCAACCCCGATGCCCTGGCCCGGGGTGATCCCCCAGGTCACCGTGGGGGCGATGGCGCCGGCATCGAAGCGCACCTCGTCGTCGAACACGGCCTCGGGGCCGCTGGCGAGGCTGCTCCACCAGGCCACGGCCCGCTCCCAGGCGTCCCCCTGGGGCGCGAACGGGCGCCCCTTGAGGTAGGCGAAGGTGGTGGCATCGGGGTTCACGTAGCCGCAGCGGGCACCCCCTTCGATCGCCATGTTGCAGAGGGTCATCCGCTCCTCCATCGACAGGGCCGCGATGGCAGGACCGGCGAATTCGTAGGCGTAGCCCACACCTCCCTTCACCCCGAGGCTGCGGATGATGTGGAGCACCAGATCCTTGGCGTAGACGCCGGGCTGCAGTCGGCCCTCCACCCAGATCCGACGCACCTTCAGCTTGCCCATCGAGAGGCTCTGGCTGGCCAGCACATCGCGCACCTGGCTGGTGCCGATGCCGAAGGCGATGGCCCCGAAGGCGCCGTGGGTGGAAGTGTGGGAATCGCCGCAGGCCACGGTCATCCCCGGCTGGGTGAGGCCGAGTTCCGGAGCGATCACATGCACGATGCCCTGGCGGCCGCTGCCGAGTCCGTGCAGCGTGATGCCGTGCTCCGCGCAGTTGCGCTCCAGGGTGGAGAGCATGGCCTCAGCCAGGGGATCCGCGAAGGGCCGGGCCTGGGAGGTGGTGGGCACGATGTGATCCACCGTGGCCACCGTGCGCTCGGGGTGGCGCACCGACAGGCCCAGATCCTTGAGGGCGGCGAAGGCCTGGGGGCTGGTGACCTCATGGATGAGGTGCAGACCGATGAACAGCTGGGTCGAGCCGCCGGGCAGATCGGCCACCCGATGCAGGTCCCAGACCTTGTCGTACAGCGTGGCGGCGCTCACCGGATCCCCTCGACGCGCAATCGGCAACCCTAATCAACGGATGCCCGGGCAGGCCTGGCTCATGGCCACCACCTGACCGGCGGTGATCGCGTCGATCTCCGCCTCCGAGAAACCTTCACGGGCCAGGGGAGCATTGAGCCTGCGCAGCAGCCCCGGCTGCCAGAGCGAGTGGCCCTGGGCGTTGGCATCCCGCCAGATGGCACAGAAGCTGAGCAGATAGGGCCGCCCCGCACCGAGGTAGAAATCGCGGTACCGCAGCCAGTCGGTGGAGGCTGCCTGCGCCCCGTTGGGCAGGACAGTGAGGATCACCGTGGCCAGGAGCAGCAGGGGAACCCGCATCCGTGGGTCAAAGAGACCAACCTTGCCAGGCACCGGGGTCAGCCGCCAGCACCTGGCGGCCGTGAGGCGCGGGAGCTGGGGGTGACCGCGCGGCAGGGGCCATCGAGCGACTCCGCAACAGCCGGTGCCGAGGGGGCCGTTCCGGCCACCGGCAGGGACGTGTCCAGGGGCAGCCTGCCCAGGATCCTGGCCAGGAAGGGGTTGTGGGGATAGCGGATCAGCAGGCTCTGCTCGAAGCGCTCCCACTTGCGGGCGGCCTTGCGGCGGGCGAACCAGCGGCTGTAACTGCAGATCGGGATGAAGTCGGTGTTGCCGATGCTGTCCACGATGAAGAGCCGGACGGTGTCGTCACCGACGCGGCGGCACACCACGTTCTTGGGGCGCAGGGCCAGGGTGAGGATGCCGTCGCGCAGCATCGCCTGCCGCAGGGCCTGGAGCCCCTGGCAGAGCTGGCGGCAGTAGCGCTCCGAGGCCTCCAGGTCGTCCAGATAGTGCTGCAGCGTCCGGGCCACCACGCCCGGGGCGTCCTGGATCAGCTCGAAACTCCAGCCGGGCCCGAGATTGGTCTGCACCGGCCCGAAGGAGCGGGGCACCACGTCCCAGGCAATGCCTCGCCGCTCGAGGTGGCGGTAGAAGCGCCGCTCCCGGCGGCTGTCGTGGGGATCGTCGCCGATGTCCACCTTCACGCAGAGACGCGGGTCGTCGGGGTGGCGGTGGCACTCACGGTGCAGGCCCCTGCCCACGAACGTGGAGGCGTCCAGCTGGAGCACGCGGTCAGCCATCAAACATCGCCCCCACTTAACCCACTGTTAACGCGCTTTCTGTATTGCACCTCACAGAGCAAGGGGCAAGCAGCAAAGAGCTAGGAAGTGATCGAGGCCCGACGGCGGCGGCCGCGCTCAGGCGGCCCGGAAGAAAGCCCGGAGGTTGGTGAGCACGAACTGCAACCCCATCGCGATCAGGATCAGGCCCAGGAAGCGGGTGACCAGGGAGGAGCTGGCACCTCCGGCCCGTCCGGGGCGCAGCACCAGAGCCGCCATCACCACGGCGGTGATGGCCAGGGCAATCGCCACGGCGGCCACGGCCAGCAGAGGCCCCTCCTCTGGCCCCCGCATCACCGAGAGGGTGATCACCGTAGCCACGGTACCGGGACTGGCGGCGAAGATCACGATCGGATCCAGGGGGCTGGAGGACTGTGAGGCCGGCGGCTGGCCCTGGGGCGACTGGAACATGCCGTAGCCGATCAGGGCGATCACCGCACCGCCCACGATGCGAAACACATCCAGGGAAATGCCCAGGGTGTGCAACAGCCGCGGCCCCAGGGCCGCGCTGAGCACCAGGATCAAGCCGGTACGCAGCACCACGTTCCCCACGCCGCGCAGCCGCTCCTGCCGTGAAGCCCCCTCGGTGCACTGGCGCAGCATCAGGGCGCAGATCAGGGGGTTGATCAACGCCAGCAGGGTGATCACGTAGCGGTTGAGATCCTCCATCGCTCCGGTGGCAGTTCAGGCCGGCGGTTCAGGACAGCGGTTCGATCTCCCCCGGGCGCCAGGTTCGCTGGAACCACGGCTCCAGGGGGCCGTAGAGACGCAGGATCGTGAACCAGCTCTGCCCGGGAACGGTCTGGATCCAGTTGGACTCCTTGCCGGCGGGCGGCTTCGGGCCGAAGTAGACATCCACCGAACCATCGGCATTGGTCTGCAGGTCGGTGTTCTGGCTGCTGACGCTGGGGAACTGCTGGTTCGTCTGCTGCATCGAGCGGGTCTGGGCGTTGTAGACGATCACCGACCAGAAGTTCTTCGCCGGCACGTTGGGCGGAAGCCGCAAGCGATAGGTCCGGCCCCCATCGAGGGGCTGGTCGTTGGCATCCAGCGCGGTCCAGGGGTAAGTGGAGCCCTCGCCGACGATCTTGGTGTCCATGGCCGGGGTGACCCCGGTGGCAAGAAAGAAGAAGAAGGCGGCTGCGTCCAGATTGGCCACGCCCGGCTGCCACTCGAAGGTGTAGCCGCCGAAGAAGGCATAGCGCCAGTTGGCGTTGTCGTAGATGTAGCCCTGCCGGTCGCGCATCCGGTAGGCGAGCGCCCGGGCCGTGGCGTCACCCACGGCGGCGGCCTCGGTGAGGATCGCCTTCATGCGGGCATCAGGCGCGAACGGCTTGCCCTTCTGAATCCCGATCGAGGCCCACAGGCCCAGCGTGGTGGGATCCACTTCGGTGGTGGGCTCGTCCTGCACCACCTGGTTCAGCATCTCCCAGAAGCGGAAGCCAGAGGGGCCCACCATGTTGAACGGCTTGCCGCTCATGTTCACGAAGGTGGGCTTCACCGGGTTGGCGGCCTGGGCCAGGGGATAGATCTTCGTGCGGGCCCTGACGGCGTCGACCCCCGGCTTCGGATCGCCATCCACCAGGAAGCTGCGCCAGCCAGCCCAGATGCTGAAGGTGGACGGCCGGATGACGTAGTACCCGCTGGGGGTCGCTCCCTTGTACCCGGGTGGCAGCAGCAGATACTTGCCGCCGCGCCCCTTGTCCGCTCCTGTGATGCCGAGATCGCCGCTCCAGCGGTACCACATGTCGTTTATCAGGCCCAGCACCTTCGGCGGCACCTCCAGCACCAACGGGCCCTGGCGCAGATCCAGCCAGAACCAGGTGTAGGGGGTGTTGTCGTTGGCGGTGAGCTCCACGGTGCGGGAATCCACCAGCTGCTCCCAGATCGGCACCGTGCGGTTGGCGGGGCCCATGGTGAGGATGGCGCTGCGATTGGCCAGCTGGTTCACCGGCGGCAGGCCGAGCAGGTAGGCCTGCACGGCGCGCTGGAAATCCAGGTTGTCCAGCAGCCTGTCCGTGGTGGAGGCGTCGGGGACGCCTCCCTGGAACCGCAGGGTGCCAAGGCGCGTCTCCAGGGTGTCGGGGATGGCGACCCCTGGGGGAATCGGGGTGGAGTAGCGGAAGCTGGGGTCCGCGGGCGGGCCCTTCAACACCTGAGCCAGGCTGGCCACCGGCGCCAGTGGGGCAAGGGCCAGAGCGGCAGCCAGGGCACGGCAGCAAAGCGCAAGGCGGATCATCACTGAATCCCCATGGCGGCGGTTTTCATGCCCTCTTCCAGCTTCTTGATGTCGGCCGGAGACAGCTGGGGACGATCGATCCGGATCGTGAGTTTGTTGAGCTTGGCGGTGAGGGGGAAGGGCGGCAGGTAGTCGCTGTCGTCGATGCCGGTGATGGTGTCGGAGCCGATGTCGAAGCTCTCATCCCACTGCAGGATGATCGGGATGGTCTTCTCCATGCGCTTGCTGGCCACCACCTTGCCGTCCACCTTGAGGGTGCCGGTGCCGCCCTTGCCCACACCGGCAAAGCTGTTGAACTTGATGGTGCCGAGGCCAAGGCCGTCGTACTTGAAGTCAAACGCGACCTTGTGCTGTCCGGGTGAGAGGGGCTCCGAGCCTTCCCACTTCACCCAGTCCAGATTCAGCAGGTTCCAGTTGAACACCGGCCTGCCCTTGAGCAGATAGAAACCCCAGCCGGCGAAGCGGCCGCCGGAGGTGGCGATCATGCCTTCGGCGCCGCCTGGGGGCACCGTGATATCGGCGGTGAGGCTGTAGGAGGTGTTGAGCAGGTAAGGCGCATCGCCCTGGGGCACTCCGGTCATCGGCCGGGTGTACACCAGTTCGTTCAGCCCGGCGGTGAGGCTGGGCCGCTGGGCCGCCACCCGGGCCGCCACCGAGGCATTGAGCGGGAACACCTGATACTTCTTGGCCTCCTCCACGAACATCGTTCGCATGGCCGCCACCCTCTCGGGGTGCTGCTCGGCGATGTCCTCCGACTGGTTGAAGTTCTTGGTGAGGT
This portion of the Cyanobium sp. NIES-981 genome encodes:
- a CDS encoding YrbL family protein, with product MADRVLQLDASTFVGRGLHRECHRHPDDPRLCVKVDIGDDPHDSRRERRFYRHLERRGIAWDVVPRSFGPVQTNLGPGWSFELIQDAPGVVARTLQHYLDDLEASERYCRQLCQGLQALRQAMLRDGILTLALRPKNVVCRRVGDDTVRLFIVDSIGNTDFIPICSYSRWFARRKAARKWERFEQSLLIRYPHNPFLARILGRLPLDTSLPVAGTAPSAPAVAESLDGPCRAVTPSSRASRPPGAGG
- a CDS encoding DUF1254 domain-containing protein, whose translation is MIRLALCCRALAAALALAPLAPVASLAQVLKGPPADPSFRYSTPIPPGVAIPDTLETRLGTLRFQGGVPDASTTDRLLDNLDFQRAVQAYLLGLPPVNQLANRSAILTMGPANRTVPIWEQLVDSRTVELTANDNTPYTWFWLDLRQGPLVLEVPPKVLGLINDMWYRWSGDLGITGADKGRGGKYLLLPPGYKGATPSGYYVIRPSTFSIWAGWRSFLVDGDPKPGVDAVRARTKIYPLAQAANPVKPTFVNMSGKPFNMVGPSGFRFWEMLNQVVQDEPTTEVDPTTLGLWASIGIQKGKPFAPDARMKAILTEAAAVGDATARALAYRMRDRQGYIYDNANWRYAFFGGYTFEWQPGVANLDAAAFFFFLATGVTPAMDTKIVGEGSTYPWTALDANDQPLDGGRTYRLRLPPNVPAKNFWSVIVYNAQTRSMQQTNQQFPSVSSQNTDLQTNADGSVDVYFGPKPPAGKESNWIQTVPGQSWFTILRLYGPLEPWFQRTWRPGEIEPLS
- a CDS encoding MarC family protein, with translation MEDLNRYVITLLALINPLICALMLRQCTEGASRQERLRGVGNVVLRTGLILVLSAALGPRLLHTLGISLDVFRIVGGAVIALIGYGMFQSPQGQPPASQSSSPLDPIVIFAASPGTVATVITLSVMRGPEEGPLLAVAAVAIALAITAVVMAALVLRPGRAGGASSSLVTRFLGLILIAMGLQFVLTNLRAFFRAA
- a CDS encoding 3-isopropylmalate dehydratase small subunit 2; translated protein: MSSPSSTASPSYPSGPIARISGTAVVVRGDDIDTDRIIPARFLKCVTFEGLGDQAFADDRAELQGQHPFDRPEHRGASLLLVNRNFGCGSSREHAPQALMRWGIRAVVGESFAEIFYGNCLALGIPCLTAPHALMLALQQAAAAAPASVFHLDVAAATLEGAGDRWGLDLPAGPRQMLASGQWDATGQLLSHGAALDALVKRLPYLNDFQVGGLAPAA
- the leuC gene encoding 3-isopropylmalate dehydratase large subunit, giving the protein MSAATLYDKVWDLHRVADLPGGSTQLFIGLHLIHEVTSPQAFAALKDLGLSVRHPERTVATVDHIVPTTSQARPFADPLAEAMLSTLERNCAEHGITLHGLGSGRQGIVHVIAPELGLTQPGMTVACGDSHTSTHGAFGAIAFGIGTSQVRDVLASQSLSMGKLKVRRIWVEGRLQPGVYAKDLVLHIIRSLGVKGGVGYAYEFAGPAIAALSMEERMTLCNMAIEGGARCGYVNPDATTFAYLKGRPFAPQGDAWERAVAWWSSLASGPEAVFDDEVRFDAGAIAPTVTWGITPGQGIGVDEVIPTLENTPADERPLAEEAYRYMDLRPGAPIAGTPVDVCFIGSCTNGRLSDLQAAAHVARGRRVAPGIKAFVVPGSEQVAAAAEAEGLDQVFTAAGFEWREPGCSMCLAMNPDRLEGRQISASSSNRNFKGRQGSASGRTLLMSPAMVAAAAVTGRVSDVRELLAATPAATAAPTR